One genomic window of Spirochaetae bacterium HGW-Spirochaetae-1 includes the following:
- a CDS encoding 4Fe-4S ferredoxin: MKETTKSLYRLHGWKHLIMFADGYLYLKYISIYVKIIERAFKLLGLVINRYNKILFIPVIKYVTQRYHGKVMSLGDAEKIINLDCDVTVPYELAKTVIPFERANQIILRNPHSIVAVDCACRNAKGHECQPANKCLMIGEPYSSFMLEHNKKGNPTRLTRDEALALMRTCKEKGYVTNAYCKDGVGQQMYAICNCCPDCCVAISGHNFFQKIGVSHSPVAHGGYVAVVDHAKCRGNGTVAKMCPFGAISMDDRKPVIDEGLCMGCGICVANCPAQAIYLEAAAGKGVPLNIHDLVPSSGPHVM; this comes from the coding sequence ATGAAAGAAACGACAAAATCTCTCTACAGGCTCCATGGCTGGAAACATCTCATTATGTTCGCCGACGGATATCTCTATCTCAAATACATCAGTATCTATGTTAAAATTATTGAAAGGGCTTTTAAGCTTCTGGGGCTTGTGATCAATAGATACAATAAAATCCTGTTTATACCCGTGATAAAATATGTGACACAGCGGTATCATGGCAAAGTGATGTCTCTGGGTGATGCGGAAAAAATCATCAATCTTGATTGTGATGTAACAGTTCCCTATGAACTGGCTAAAACCGTCATTCCCTTTGAACGGGCAAATCAGATCATATTGAGGAATCCCCATTCGATTGTGGCCGTTGACTGCGCATGCCGCAATGCCAAGGGCCATGAATGCCAACCTGCCAACAAATGTCTTATGATTGGTGAACCCTATTCCTCTTTTATGCTTGAGCACAATAAGAAAGGAAATCCGACTAGACTGACAAGGGATGAAGCCCTGGCATTGATGAGAACATGCAAGGAAAAAGGATATGTTACAAACGCCTATTGCAAGGACGGCGTTGGACAGCAGATGTACGCCATATGCAACTGCTGCCCTGATTGCTGTGTCGCTATCAGCGGTCATAACTTCTTTCAAAAGATTGGAGTCAGCCATAGTCCCGTCGCCCATGGAGGCTATGTGGCGGTCGTTGACCATGCAAAATGTCGTGGGAACGGTACCGTGGCGAAAATGTGCCCCTTTGGCGCCATTTCTATGGATGACCGAAAACCTGTTATAGATGAAGGACTGTGTATGGGATGTGGAATATGTGTGGCAAATTGCCCGGCGCAGGCTATTTACCTTGAAGCTGCTGCCGGCAAGGGAGTTCCCCTGAACATCCATGATCTGGTTCCTTCCTCGGGGCCGCATGTGATGTAA
- a CDS encoding class I SAM-dependent methyltransferase — protein sequence MKSPMPGDDHYRLFDRISFFYNWFFPYQVRWYRTIIERNMEFLKGNTSFLDVGCGTGAFAYALREKGFDVTGVDRAASMVRRGHKNDLPCIIGDIFTGLPFKDKTFSAVSAAYVAHGFPSEQRILLYRECARIARNMVLFHDFNQVRRLSITLIEKLEGSDYVNFIQSVPQEMESVFSSVAVIKTGPVNSWYLCIP from the coding sequence ATGAAATCACCTATGCCCGGAGATGATCATTACCGGCTTTTTGACCGCATTTCATTTTTTTATAACTGGTTTTTCCCATATCAGGTGCGATGGTACAGAACTATAATTGAGCGGAACATGGAATTCCTGAAAGGCAATACGTCATTTCTTGATGTGGGCTGCGGTACCGGGGCCTTTGCCTATGCCCTGCGGGAAAAGGGCTTTGATGTTACCGGAGTTGACAGGGCTGCCTCCATGGTCAGACGGGGACACAAAAATGATTTGCCCTGCATAATCGGTGATATTTTTACCGGTCTGCCTTTCAAAGACAAGACCTTTAGTGCTGTATCGGCCGCGTATGTGGCTCATGGTTTTCCTTCAGAACAGCGCATTCTTCTTTACCGGGAATGTGCCCGAATTGCCCGGAATATGGTACTCTTCCACGATTTTAATCAGGTAAGAAGGCTTTCTATCACCCTTATTGAAAAGCTTGAGGGAAGCGATTATGTTAATTTCATCCAGTCCGTTCCCCAAGAGATGGAATCTGTTTTTTCCTCTGTCGCTGTTATCAAAACAGGGCCTGTAAACAGCTGGTACCTGTGCATACCCTGA